The Malus domestica chromosome 17, GDT2T_hap1 genome contains the following window.
TTTACTACAAGTAAGTCCTAAAAAACATGATGAAAAATTAAGCACTTGAGATCTTGTGTTCAAAGTTTATCTCCTTTAGTATTGCTCTTATAGAAAAAATGACATATatggaaaataaaaacaatttcaaTTAGAGACATACGTAGACGTATCgaccatataaatatttattatatttgtgATTAGAATGGGAAACGTGTTTTATACTTTCCAAGTCGACCATACAATGTTACGAGTCTAAACTTTTCCGCTCGATTGTAATCAATTTGAAATACCGTTACCGTGAACAGTAATTTGAAATACCGTTAAAATGGACTGTGATTTAAAATACTACTATCATGGGCTTAATGATTAATTTAAAATAGTGTTACTATGTCACCTCAAATGCAGAAGTGTTCATTGCTGTGCCACTTTTAGCCACCATACATTGAAACCAAAAAGAGTGATAGGAAGCTTTTTCCTCACCCTTTTATTCTtggaaaataaaacacaaaagtgaatttcaccaaaaaaatgaaataacacGACCGTTTCATGATTGCATCAAAGCATAGGAAACTTCCTTATGCCCAACATGTCCCTTCATCTTTCTCACTCCCAAGGATTTTTTTTAGTCAAACgaaatattttgttaaattagtcCAAACGGAGTTCGAATCTACATCACCACGCAAGAACTCAACTGATTTCCACCACTATAGTAAATGACCAATTGGTCACTCCCAAGGATTAAAGGTGGACTAAGTTCATCGTCTTGTGCTCATTCCATCAAAGCAAACAACAAAGTTCACTAGTAATCTAACTACAAAGCATTCTGAACCTTACATGTCAAATATCGTCGAATGCATACGCACAGTCCGCTCTAGAACCCAGGTACCGCCAGCCACCCACGCGTGCAGGTGAACCGGTAGAGCAGCAATTGCACCATCACAACCAAGTGATCTTCACCAGTATTTCTTTCCAACCTAAACCATGACATCCGAGGATTTTTCAAACCCGAAACTCTCTACTACTCTAAGCAGAATGAGAACGCCTCAATCCTCTTCTGATAAGGATCTTGAAACATAATTTATCGACGAGGGAGCATACAATACAGTGCAATCGCAGATGAATGAAGAATGGATCTAATATTTCACTAGGAACCTTCATGCGTGCATGCACTAGCTATCCTATCAGACCGATTTCTTTATGATAAAGCTTAAAGCTAACCTAAAGCAGAATAAATTGCTAAGATAAAGCAAAGCAGCCAAGCAAATTATGCAGTGTGGTGCAAACATGAGTAGACAGACAAAGCATATCACAACCACAATACAGTCACAATCAAATGCTAGTTCCTTCGGGGAATTGCATTGAGTTTACCTCATCAGTTTCCACTCATCGAACCAGAACCGCTGCTTTCTAAGCCAGGTTTTCAAGATTACTGTCACCTGGCATGATATGAATGAAAAGTTTCCTGCTTTTATAAGTTTACACAGCCAAGTAAGCTGCAAACTTCAACAAAAACTTGAAACTGCGGAATCAGAGACCGCTTCTCTGCAACGGAAGTATAATTCCGCTACCTCTGAGCAAATCGATAAACACATTACTATTGTGCAAATGCAGAGAAACCATTTCAAGACAATATTACATCACAGAAGAATCATATTCTATaaacgaaaagaaaaagaacaacaGAACTGCATCAATGGATAAccaaatttaaatttcaaattcaaaaactttAGACAAAACATATAACCAAAAGGAAATGAAATTAAATACGGGATTGTTATATATTCCCTGCTATAACCAAGGGTATATAATCCTTACAACTTATTCCATGAGCTAAGCTTATTTAAAAACAACACTGTGTTCCGAGAAGACGGCTTGCAGAACGGCACTCTTCTTCTCTGCATTATGACTACTCATGTCCTCATCATAATCCTACTTCTTGATCTTTTTAAGCTTCTTCGGTCCCGGAACTTCCAATCTACCAACAGAACACCCGCACCTAGCCCGAAACAAAAGCACTGCTCTCCCATTAGGTGGCGCCATCTTCTTAAGCTCGGCCTCCAATTCGCGGTGGTGATCGCGGGGCAATTCAAAAAGGCCCTTCTTCACTCCGTCCTTAGCCACCGAAGCCGAATTCTTCACACAGTCCTCCGTCTCCAGCTGAATGTCGAATTCAGCAGCCTTTCGGAGGCCCTTGCAATTGGGATTCCCACATTTCCTGCTGGTGCAGGCCAGCAGAGCCCAAGCGGCCAATGCCGCACAGCAGAGGCTAAGTCCCATGCATCCGTACACCAACGGAGCATTCGAAACCTCCTCCCTCAGCACATACATGATTATTCGCACAATTTCAATTGTCTTAACAGATACAAACTTCACATACGGCAGTAGCAAATATCCAAAAGCGCAAACCACCGCAATGAATAACACGACATCGATCAAAGCCGATCGAGATCGATCGCAAGAAGGAGTCTTTGAGCAATTGGGGGAATTGggtatctttcttcttccttgaaCATGGTTGGTTTGCTTAGATTTGGCACTTGGGTCGGTTAAACTCATTGAATCCGCCATGGGAGCGTTTGGTTGGTCAACGGAGTTGCAGACCGAGATTGAGCTATGGAAAtataccatttcaaatcgaACCCAGAATTTTGATTTCCAATCCAATCAACAAAATcggatcaaaattcaaaacccaCCAACATATACCGAAAAATAAGATCGACCCAAATCCGATTTGCACCTGACGATCCGATTGAACCACTCGTCGGTGCCCcgaatccaaatcaaaaccaatCAATCCTGTTTCGACCTCTCAAACCCCTCAATCCAATTCACAGCTAAGAACTTGAGAGATCAatacagaaaaacaaaaaacaaatcgaGAGAATTGGAAAAGTAAGAATTGGGTTGGGATGCGATTGGCCGGCTCGAAAAGCAGAGGAAGCAGAGCGGACAACAAAGAAGCATTTACTGGGAGCTTTTTTTAtcacatttttcttcttcttcttccgcaaTGAACTAGTAAAACCATCgatgcctctctctctctctctctctctctctggtgcGTTTATACACGCAATGGAAAATCCCGAGCGACACGTTGTGAGGATTACGTGGGCTGCGTCGGAGATGGGCTTTTCTATCTTTTGCCGCTGCCGCACAATGATGTGTGCATGATTTGTGGGGTAGTTCATTGGGCTTGGCCTACTTTTGCATAATTTGGAATATTTAAGAATTAAaagtgattttatttttatttctttttaacttttttttgggtcaagatGGTGACCAGGTCACCCCAATGAGGAATTGATGGAAAAGAAACCAACTCTGGTGATATGTTCTTTTGTGGAATTAGTCATCTTAATCGATAGTGGAGTCGGAATTTTATGTTTGAGAGGCCAAACGTATAAAGTTTAATTATGTAATCGTCATGATTAtgacattttttaaaaaaaataacaaaaatagatTAGTTGGTGTTTTACCATGACATCCCACATTTTTAAAAGTCAGAAAGACTGGTCAAATGTAACATAAGGTCATGGTTGCACCACGACAGTCCACATTTCTTAAGTCTAGGGGGATTGGCGACATAAAGTTCAATTGTATAAATTGTTGTCATGATTATGacatttttttccttaaaaatgaTCGGTTTGTGGCTTTATCACGGCAGTCCAACCCTTCGCAAAGGCATTTCACTATATGGTCATCATTGTATGATTCACTAGCGCCATATATGAAATCCCAAACGTCCCGTGTGAAATACGAGTTTAAAATTCATCCACAACTACTAAATCACCTCGTGGTAGTTCATGATTATGACATGCATATTTATCTGAAATGTGTATTAAAATGTTTCTTATATTCTTAACTTTCgcgcagtggcgaagccaggaatttTCGGCAGGAGGGGCGAAATTTAAAAGCGTAAAAGGTTCATAAAAAATATAGACAACCAAATCTTTGTACATAATATACAATATTAATATCGTTCATAACTACCTGGAATACTCGAAGGAGGATTTGGAGTAACTGAAATATTCGAAGAAAGTCTATCCGGAAATATTCAAATAAGGACTATCCGTTGTAcccggaatatttgaaggaggatttaaaCACTGTTTTTTATAGTATTGTTACGTACATTACGTAATTGTACAATAGAAACAAAATAGATAAAAAGCATATTACGCTAATTCTATATCAATTAAACAACTAATGCAAAACACCACTTACAAATTGTAGGTATTATAGTAGTCAAACAATGTGCAtagttattatttttatataagtatgataaatgttttatataaaaaatagatAAGTATACCTTGttcataaaaggaaaaaaaacaaataaaacataaataaataaataaaagaatgaaaaattaattagagatgcTTGGGTTCAAATGACGTGTGAGCCATAAATGTCAAAGGATTTGTTCTATTTGAATAAAACGTCATCATCCACTTTAAGTGCTCAGCCAAACGACATCGTTTGCTAAGATTTGTTTTATAAtattgcttcttcttcctcctcttgaCCTGGCCGCTATTGCTGCTCGGGTTTTGCCCTTCCTCACAGGGTGGTTTCAGGCAGTCTGGGTGGGTAAAATGGGCTTCGGTGAAGGGGTTTTTCGAGAGCCGGATGGGCAACTTCCCACTTTTTTCCATAACGTGTGTCCGCCTATGGGAGCAACAAAAGTTGCAGAACATTCTTACAGGTTTTCCGATTAACGAGAGGGGCGGCTACACGCTCCTGGCCTTATTTTCCGACGAGAGGA
Protein-coding sequences here:
- the LOC103404449 gene encoding uncharacterized protein At5g19025 codes for the protein MVYFHSSISVCNSVDQPNAPMADSMSLTDPSAKSKQTNHVQGRRKIPNSPNCSKTPSCDRSRSALIDVVLFIAVVCAFGYLLLPYVKFVSVKTIEIVRIIMYVLREEVSNAPLVYGCMGLSLCCAALAAWALLACTSRKCGNPNCKGLRKAAEFDIQLETEDCVKNSASVAKDGVKKGLFELPRDHHRELEAELKKMAPPNGRAVLLFRARCGCSVGRLEVPGPKKLKKIKK